The following nucleotide sequence is from Nocardioides eburneiflavus.
GAGTTCCCACTGTTCACCTACTGGGGACCGACCGCCGCGATCACCTCGAGCGAGTGGATCATCGCGGCCACCCGCCGGCTGATGCCGCGCGCCGACCTCACGCTCTGCTACGTCCCGCACCTCGACTACGACCTCCAGCGGTTCGGCCCGGACTCGCCGGAGGCCGCGCAGGCCGCCCGCGACGTCGACGCCGCCCTGGCCCCCCTGCTCGACGACGCCGAGCGGACCGGCGTGACGGTGCTGGTGCTCTCGGAGTACGGCATCACCGCCGCCGACCAGCCCGTCGACGTCAACCGGATGCTGCGCCGCAACGGCCTGCTGGAGGTCTACACGCAGGACGGCATGGAGTACCTCGACCCGTGGACCTCGCGTGCGTTCGCGGTCGCCGACCACCAGGTCGCGCACGTCTACGTCGACGACCCCGCCGACCTGGAGGCGGTCCGCACGCTGTGCTCGAACCTGCCCGGGGTGGACCAGGTGCTCGACCGCGCGGGCCAAGCGGCGTACGGCCTCGACCACGAGCGCTCCGGCGACCTGGTGCTGGTCGCGGACGAGACCGCCTGGTTCACCTACTACTACTGGCTCGACGACGCGCGGGCGCCCGACTTCGCCCGGGGGGTGGAGATCCACCGCAAGCCCGGCTACGACCCCGCCGAGCTGTTCTTCGACCCGGCGGACCGGGCGGTGAGGCTCAAGGCGGGCCTCACCCTCGCGCGCAAGATGGTGGGCCTCAGGTACGCGATGAAGGTCGTGCCGCTCGACCCCTCGCCCGTCCGCGGCACCCACGGGCGGCTCCCCAAGGAGCCCGCCACCGGTCCGATGCTGGTCTGCAGCCTGCCTGGAGCCGTCGCCGGATCCGTGCCCGCCACGGACGTCCGCGACCTGCTCCTCCGCCTCGCCGGCACCTCTTGACGTCAAGAGACCCGACCCCGGTGTCAGGGCCGCCATCCGGCCGGACCAGAATCTGGTCATGCGCCTGGACCACGTCAGCTTCGCCGCAGGACCTGATGGACTCGCCAGCACCGCCCAGCGCATCGGGGGGCTGCTCGGCACCGACTTCGTCGACGGGGGCATCCATCCCCGCTTCGGCACCCGCAACATGACCCTGCCCCTGGCGGGCGGCATCTACATGGAGATCGTCGAGGTCCTCGACCACCCCGCCAGCGACAAGGCCCCCTTCGGCCAGGCGGTCCGCGCCCGCTCCGCCCTCGGCGGCGGGTGGCTGGGGTGGGTCGTGTCGGTCGCCGACATCGCGCCGATCGAGGCCCGCCTGGGCCGCGAGGCCGTCAAGGGCAACCGGCACCGTCCCGACGGCACCGAGCTGCTGTGGCAGCAGATCGGCGTCAACGGCCTGCTCTCCGACCCGCAGCTGCCGTTCTTCATCCAGTGGCAGTCACCGGCCGAGCTGCACCCCAGCAACGGCGCCACCGGCGACTTCTCGCTGGCCACCCTCGAGATCGCCGGTGACCCGCAGCGCGTCAGCGAGTGGCTCGGCGAGACCGTCGAGGCCCCGCTGGAGGACGTGAAGGTGGAGTGGGTCGCCCCCAACGGCACCCCCGGCATCGTGGCGGTCCAGCTCCAGACCCCCAACGGTCTCGTCCGTATTTGAAGCCCAGACCCAGCCCCAACATCTGGTACACACCCGAGCTCTACGAGCTCGAGAACCGGGCGGCCGACCCGCACGGCCGCATCCTGGCCGCGATGCAGGAGCTCGGCGACTGGTCCGGTCGCGCGATGCTCGACGTCGGCTGCGGCACCGGTTTCCACCTGCCCCTCTGGGCGGAGTCCGCGGCGCACGTCACCGGCGTCGAACCCCATCCCCCGCTGGTGTCCCTGGCCAGGCGGCGCACGAGGCGGCTCAGGAACGTCACCGTGCGCAAGGGCATGGCCGAGTCGCTGCCGGTGCCCGACGCGTCGGTCGACGTCGTGCACGCCCGTTGGGCCTACTTCTTCGGCCCCGGCTCCGAGCCGGGGCTGCGCGAGCTCGACCGGGTGGTACGCCGTGGCGGCACGGCCTTCGTGATCGACAACGACGCGACCCGGTCCACGTTCGGCGGCTGGTTCCGGCGCGGCTACCCGGAGGTGGACCCCGACGCCGTCGAGCGCTTCTGGTCGACGCACGGCTGGAGCCGGCGGGAGATCGACATGGGCTGGTCGTTCGCCACGCGCGCGGACCTGGAGGCGGTCGTACGGATCGAGCTCCCGCCCGAGGCAGCCGAGGAGGCGCTCGCCTCGCACACCGGGACGGAGGTCGACTACGCGGTCAACCTCTGGTGGCGCAGGTTCTAGCTGGACTCGCGGATCGCGAGCGTCGGCTCGAGCAGGACGCCGCGCGTCTCGACGGGCTGGTGCGAGAGCAGCGCGCGCAGGGTCCGCACGATCTCCACCGCCACGTCCTCGAGCGGCTGGCGTACGGAGGTGAGGCCCACGGGGTAGACCTGCGCCACCTGGGAGTCGTCGAAGCCGACCACCCCGATGTCCTTGCCGGGCGCGAGCTGGCGGATCCAGAGCGTGTGCAGCACGCCCATCGCGAGGGTGTCGGACGCGCACACGAAAGCGGTGGGCGCGGACTCGTCGAGCAGGACCGCGGCCGCCTCGGCGCCGCTGTGGACCACGTCCTCGACGCGGGAGGCGAGGCCGGTGGTGGACAGGCCGTTGGCGTGCATCGTGCGGACCCAGCCCGAGCGGCGGTCCTCGCCGATCGGGGAGTCCTTGCGCCAGCCGATCCACGCGATGCGTGTGTGGCCGCGGTCGATGAGGTGCTGGGTGGCCAGCGCGATGCCGGCGGCGCCGTCGACGTCGACCCAGACGTGCCGGGCCTTGTCGTCGTCCCATGGCCGGCCGAACGCGACGAAGGGTGCGCGCTGCTGGCTCAGCCACGCCGCCTGCGGGTTGCCGAGGTAGGTGTCGGTGACGACGAACGCGTCCACCGCCGTCGAGCGGAGCAGGTTGTCGTAGCCGCCGATGGGGTCCTCGTCGTCGCCCGGGAAGAGGAGCACGTGGTAGCCCACCTCCTCGCTGGCCTCGACCAGCGAGTGCACGAAGCGGTCCATCGCGGCGTTGGCGGTGCCCTCCTGCGCCGGCGCGAACCGCAGGCCGATGAGGGAGGACGTACGGGTGCGGAGGTTGCGGGCCGCACGGTTGGGCGAGTAGCCGAGCTCGGCGATCGTCTGGCGGACCCGCTCGAGGGTGTCGGGACGCAGCAGGTCGGGGTTGTTGACCGCGTTGGAGACGGTCTGTCGCGAGACCCCCGCGCGCTCGGCGACGTCGGCGAGGGTGGGCGGCGTGACGGGCAACATGCCACCCGACCGGTGCTCGCTGCGTGCCATGCCCCACTCCCCCTCGATCGCCCTAGATCGATCCAATGAGGGTGAGCATAATCCCCGCCGCGCGCACGACACGCCCGCCCAACGGGTGAAGGGCCCTCGCGAGTATGAGTCGCAAGGGCCCTTCGGTGACCGGATCGTGTGACGACCTCCGGTCGACGGCTCGTCTCCGACGGTCCCCGCGCCTGCGTCACCCAGTCGCGGCAGCCGGTCCGCCGAAGCGTCCCAGCCGGATGGACCCTCGTCCCCGAGCTGCCCCGCCACCCGTTGCCGGGCTGCGTGGGAGAAGTTCTACGCGGTCGTCCGGGCCGTGCGCAAGGGGTTCCGGCGACCGATCTGCTCCTCCACGTCCCGTCCACCGATGGCGGACGTCCCTCCCCAGCGGTGGGGTCGTCCGTCCACAGGATCCGGACGTGATCCACAGCCTGCGGATCGACCTGTGGACAGGTGGTACGGACCGGGCGCGCCGAGGCACAGGTGTCGGTGGGCTCACCTGATATGTAGGTGCCTTCTGTCAAGGGGCATGGCGAGGCGCCCGTCCCCGTTGGTTGCGGGGCGGGCGCCTCTTGCTTCGTCGTCGTCCTCGCCTTGGCGAGCGTGTCTTCGCGACGCGCGGGTCAGACTGATATTCGCGGGTTGGGTACCGCAAGACGGGGTTTCGGCTGGAGCGTTTTCGCGTGTCTAGGGGCGAGCGTCGCCCGGCGTGCGCCGGACTGCTCATAGGTGAATCGCGGGTCGCTCCACGCGCTGCCACCAGGTGTGGTTGGCGACGAAGCAGATCGTGGGGTGTTAGTCCATGACGGCCAGGGACCAGCACCAGCCGGCCAGCTCGCGAGCGATGGCCACGTTGGCGACGTTGTGGGTCTTACGGCGGTCGATGAACTTCACCCACCGCTGGTGCAGACGACGGTTGCCCTCATCGCCGCGGACCCGTGCCTGGGCTGGGGCCAGGTCCCAGCGGTCGCGCAGAGCTTTCCCGACCAGGTAGCGGGCGCGGTGGTGCCAGGCGGCCTCGACCAGGAGCCGGCGCGCGTGGCCGTTGCCGGTCTTGGTGATCGACCCGCGGTTCTTCGACTCCCCCGAGGAGTGCTCGGTGGGGGTGAGACCGACGAAGGTGCCGATGGAGTTGCCGGTGAACCGGTGCCAGTCACCAATCTCGACCGCGAGCCCGAACCCGGTCAGGGTGCTGACCCCACGCAGACAGCCGAGCCGGCGCACGACGGGGGTGAACTCCGAGTCGGCGGCCATCTCCTCGATCGCGGCGTCGAGCCGGTTCCGTCGGGCCTTCACTGCGAGCACGGCCTCGTAGTCGTTGTCGAAGGTCAGCCGGGTCGCGGGCGCGGTCAGCTGGGGAAGCGCCTCGTGGCGCAGCCAGATGTCGTGCTTGCCGGTCCACGCCTGGCCGCCGTAGTAGACGATGCCGTGGCGCAGCAGCAGTTTCGAGAGCCGGTGCCGGGCCCGCATCAGATCGGCGCGGCAGTCCTCCCGGGCCCGGACCAGGTTGCGAGCGGCTTCCTGGTCCGGGGTCGGGATCGACACCGTCGTGATCTCGTCGAGGCGCAGGAGCTTGGCGAGATGGATGGCGTCCTTGGCGTCGGTCTTGACCCGATCACCCGCCGGTTTCTGCAGCTTCGACGGCGCGAGGACCTCGCACCGGATACCGGCAGCGGTCAGGTGCCGGTACAGCCCGAAACCGGTCGGCCCGGCCTCGTAGGCCACCGCCACCGATCCCGGCAAGCCGACCAGCCACGACTCGACATGCTCATAGGACGGGGTCAGCTTCGTCTGGAACAGCTCGCCCGTGACGCCATCGATCGCCGCTGCTGCGACAGATCGGGCGTGCACGTCGAGCCCAACACTCGTACGCTCGGTAAACACCGGGGCCTCCCACAATTGTCGGATAGGCCGAGCAGGCAGCCCCTGCTCGGTAACCCACGAATCTTGTGAGTGAGGCCCCGGCCCGCAACCCCATCACGCCGAAGGGGTCACGTCATACCGTCTAGCGTTGCCCCCATGTCGACGAAGGCCGCCCGGACCCGCTCCTCCTACCGGTGCACCGAGTGCGGGTGGGAGACCGCGAAGTGGGTCGGCCGGTGCGGCGAGTGCCAGGCGTGGGGGTCCGTCGTCGAGGCCGGTGCGCCGACCCTGCGCGCCGCCGCCGGGCCCGTGTCGACCCCGGCCGTGCCGATCGGCCAGGTCGCGACCACCGAGTCCGTCGCGCGCACCAGCGGCGTGCCCGAGCTCGACCGCGTCCTCGGCGGCGGGCTGGTGCCGGGCGCGGCGATCCTGCTCGCCGGCGAGCCCGGCGTCGGCAAGAGCACGCTGCTGCTCGAGGTGGCCGCGCAGACCGCCCGGACCCGCCAGCGCACCCTCTACGTCACCGGCGAGGAGTCCGCCGCCCAGGTGCGCCTGCGCGCCGACCGCACCGGGGGCGTGCACGACGAGCTGTTCCTGGCCGCGGAGACCGACCTCGGGGCCGTGCTGACCCACATCGAGGAGGTGCGCCCCACGCTGCTCGTCGTCGACTCCGTGCAGACCATCGGCGCCTCCGGCATCGACGGCGTGCCGGGCGGGGTCACGCAGGTCAAGGAGGTCGCGGCCGCGCTCATCCGCGTCGCCAAGACCCGCAACATCACCACGATGATCGTCGGCCACGTCACCAAGGACGGCTCGATCGCAGGCCCGCGGGTGCTCGAGCACCTCGTCGACGTGGTCCTCCACTTCGAGGGCGACCGCAACTCCCGCTTCCGGATGGTCCGCGCCATGAAGAACCGCTACGGCCCGGTCGACGAGGTGGGGTGCTTCGACCTGTCCTCCGAGGGCATCCAGGCCGTCACCGACCCGACCGGCCTGTTCGTCGAGCACCACACCCAGGACGTGTCCGGCACCTGCGTGGCGGTCACCATGGAGGGCCGTCGGCCGTTGCTCGCCGAGGTGCAGGCGCTGCTGACGCCGTCCCCGCTGGAGCGCCCGCGCCGTACGGTCTCGGGCGTCGAGTCGTCCCGTGTCGACATGGTGCTCGCGGTCCTCCAGCGCCACGGCGGCCTGCGCATCGCGGGCAGCGACACGTTCGTGGCCACCGTGGGCGGTGCGAAGCTGCACGACCCGGCGGCCGACCTCGCCATCGCCGTCGCCGTCGCCAGCTCCCACCTCGGAGTCCCTCCGCCGCGCGGCGCGGTCGCCATCGGCGAGATCGGCCTCGCCGGCGAGCTGCGCCGGGTCCGCGACCTGCCACAGCGCATCGCCGAGGCGTCCCGGCTCGGCTTCAAGGTCGCGGTGGTCCCTCGCGGTCGCGTGCTGCCCAGCGAGCGCGGCATCCCGTCGCGCCGGGTCGTCGACGGCCTGCGCGT
It contains:
- a CDS encoding IS110 family transposase; translation: MFTERTSVGLDVHARSVAAAAIDGVTGELFQTKLTPSYEHVESWLVGLPGSVAVAYEAGPTGFGLYRHLTAAGIRCEVLAPSKLQKPAGDRVKTDAKDAIHLAKLLRLDEITTVSIPTPDQEAARNLVRAREDCRADLMRARHRLSKLLLRHGIVYYGGQAWTGKHDIWLRHEALPQLTAPATRLTFDNDYEAVLAVKARRNRLDAAIEEMAADSEFTPVVRRLGCLRGVSTLTGFGLAVEIGDWHRFTGNSIGTFVGLTPTEHSSGESKNRGSITKTGNGHARRLLVEAAWHHRARYLVGKALRDRWDLAPAQARVRGDEGNRRLHQRWVKFIDRRKTHNVANVAIARELAGWCWSLAVMD
- a CDS encoding LacI family DNA-binding transcriptional regulator, translating into MARSEHRSGGMLPVTPPTLADVAERAGVSRQTVSNAVNNPDLLRPDTLERVRQTIAELGYSPNRAARNLRTRTSSLIGLRFAPAQEGTANAAMDRFVHSLVEASEEVGYHVLLFPGDDEDPIGGYDNLLRSTAVDAFVVTDTYLGNPQAAWLSQQRAPFVAFGRPWDDDKARHVWVDVDGAAGIALATQHLIDRGHTRIAWIGWRKDSPIGEDRRSGWVRTMHANGLSTTGLASRVEDVVHSGAEAAAVLLDESAPTAFVCASDTLAMGVLHTLWIRQLAPGKDIGVVGFDDSQVAQVYPVGLTSVRQPLEDVAVEIVRTLRALLSHQPVETRGVLLEPTLAIRESS
- a CDS encoding VOC family protein is translated as MRLDHVSFAAGPDGLASTAQRIGGLLGTDFVDGGIHPRFGTRNMTLPLAGGIYMEIVEVLDHPASDKAPFGQAVRARSALGGGWLGWVVSVADIAPIEARLGREAVKGNRHRPDGTELLWQQIGVNGLLSDPQLPFFIQWQSPAELHPSNGATGDFSLATLEIAGDPQRVSEWLGETVEAPLEDVKVEWVAPNGTPGIVAVQLQTPNGLVRI
- a CDS encoding nucleotide pyrophosphatase/phosphodiesterase family protein, giving the protein MAHPQLLVVDLVGLTPDLLAHMPRLRRLAEQGSQATLEPVLPAVTCSVQSTFLTGLPPSGHGAVGNGWYFRELGEVFLWRQHNKLVAGEKVWETIRRERTDYTVANVCWWYAMGATTDWTVTPRPIYYADGKKAPDCYTRPRELHDELVGELGEFPLFTYWGPTAAITSSEWIIAATRRLMPRADLTLCYVPHLDYDLQRFGPDSPEAAQAARDVDAALAPLLDDAERTGVTVLVLSEYGITAADQPVDVNRMLRRNGLLEVYTQDGMEYLDPWTSRAFAVADHQVAHVYVDDPADLEAVRTLCSNLPGVDQVLDRAGQAAYGLDHERSGDLVLVADETAWFTYYYWLDDARAPDFARGVEIHRKPGYDPAELFFDPADRAVRLKAGLTLARKMVGLRYAMKVVPLDPSPVRGTHGRLPKEPATGPMLVCSLPGAVAGSVPATDVRDLLLRLAGTS
- a CDS encoding class I SAM-dependent methyltransferase; protein product: MKPRPSPNIWYTPELYELENRAADPHGRILAAMQELGDWSGRAMLDVGCGTGFHLPLWAESAAHVTGVEPHPPLVSLARRRTRRLRNVTVRKGMAESLPVPDASVDVVHARWAYFFGPGSEPGLRELDRVVRRGGTAFVIDNDATRSTFGGWFRRGYPEVDPDAVERFWSTHGWSRREIDMGWSFATRADLEAVVRIELPPEAAEEALASHTGTEVDYAVNLWWRRF
- the radA gene encoding DNA repair protein RadA, whose product is MSTKAARTRSSYRCTECGWETAKWVGRCGECQAWGSVVEAGAPTLRAAAGPVSTPAVPIGQVATTESVARTSGVPELDRVLGGGLVPGAAILLAGEPGVGKSTLLLEVAAQTARTRQRTLYVTGEESAAQVRLRADRTGGVHDELFLAAETDLGAVLTHIEEVRPTLLVVDSVQTIGASGIDGVPGGVTQVKEVAAALIRVAKTRNITTMIVGHVTKDGSIAGPRVLEHLVDVVLHFEGDRNSRFRMVRAMKNRYGPVDEVGCFDLSSEGIQAVTDPTGLFVEHHTQDVSGTCVAVTMEGRRPLLAEVQALLTPSPLERPRRTVSGVESSRVDMVLAVLQRHGGLRIAGSDTFVATVGGAKLHDPAADLAIAVAVASSHLGVPPPRGAVAIGEIGLAGELRRVRDLPQRIAEASRLGFKVAVVPRGRVLPSERGIPSRRVVDGLRVVEVDDVVGALLTLDLTPPL